One region of Glycine max cultivar Williams 82 chromosome 9, Glycine_max_v4.0, whole genome shotgun sequence genomic DNA includes:
- the LOC100809627 gene encoding pentatricopeptide repeat-containing protein At4g21190, whose protein sequence is MLALTDSPLLIAKTFEATKIPTSTRGTVVCAAKGPRPRYPRVWKTHKKIGTISKAAKLVKSIKELSNVKEEVYGALDSYVAWELEFPLITVKKALKTLEFEQDWKRVIQITKWMLSKGQGKTMGSYFTLLNALVEDDRLDEAEELWTKLLMQYMESLPRRFFDKMISIYHKRGMHEKMFEIFADMEELCLRPNIVVVSMIGDAFKERGMLDKYLKLHAKYPPPQWEYRYIRGKRVKVKVEVQSSQVNTYIERHGNVEPNSDLNKDYRSSEKTSETVDQQLRQDADVISMEPERISDINNNYRSEETSDMIDDQQLGQEADVISMELEQISDDSYDSIEPILDV, encoded by the exons ATGCTTGCACTGACAGATTCTCCTCTACTTATTGCTAAAACATTTGAAGCAACTAAAATACCAACAAGCACACGAGGCACTGTG GTATGTGCTGCAAAAGGTCCAAGACCAAGATATCCCCGAGTTTGGAAGACCCATAAAAAAATTGGGACCATTTCCAAGGCTGCCAAGCTTGTTAAGTCT ATTAAGGAACTGTCTAATGTCAAAGAGGAAGTTTATGGAGCTCTTGATTCCTATGTTGCTTGGGAATTAGAGTTCCCTTTAATTACAGTGAAAAAGGCACTCAAGACCCTAGAATTCGAACAAGACTGGAAGCGGGTAATACAG ATAACAAAATGGATGCTAAGCAAAGGTCAAGGAAAGACAATGGGAAGCTATTTCACATTACTTAATGCTTTAGTAGAGGATGACCGTCTTGACGAAGCTGAAGAGCTTTGGACAAAGTTATTAATGCAGTACATGGAAAGCTTGCCTCGtagattttttgataaaatgatATCTATCTACCATAAGAGGGGCATGCATGAGAAGATGTTTGAG ATATTTGCAGACATGGAGGAGCTTTGTCTTCGACCTAATATTGTTGTTGTCtcgatgattggagatgccttCAAAGAGCGGGGTATGCTAGACAAATACCTGAAGCTACATGCAAAATATCCACCACCACAATGGGAATACAGATACATCAGAGGAAAGCGTGTAAAAGTCAAAGTGGAAGTTCAGTCTAGTCAGGTCAACACATACATAGAAAGGCATGGGAATGTTGAACCAAACTCAGACTTAAACAAGGATTATAGATCGTCTGAAAAGACTTCAGAGACAGTTGATCAACAACTCAGACAGGATGCGGATGTAATATCCATGGAACCTGAACGAATTTCAGACATAAACAACAATTATAGGTCTGAAGAGACTTCAGACATGATTGATGATCAGCAACTTGGACAGGAAGCAGATGTAATATCCATGGAACTTGAACAAATTTCAGATGATTCATATGACAGTATTGAACCTATTTTAGATGTATAA
- the LOC100789270 gene encoding uncharacterized protein At3g49140 isoform X1 — translation MMIIDPPIAVRFHAAAAFRSAAAPPPHSNRSMWSADDLNGVRYFASCRLACSCGFDAPWVRSKINTGTPFTRRDKLVKNRIRASSEHLGSAQDPVKKNEKPSYHPFEEVSVSTSENSEDATLTTAETSRTIIEVNSKATLMFSSLISDEFHENIIWPDLPYLTDEHGNIYFQVKNGEDILQSLTSENNFVQVIVGINSMEMISEMDLSGPSEIDFGIEEIDEEDTEDLDDSDEDEDEDENEDYDSEWVAVFSDDEQDDDETLADWAKLESMQSSHPMYFAKKLAEIASDDPVDWMEQPPACVAIQGVIRPAFVEEHSTIQKHLSANQSSDTDKSRSIESKGENIGVINGHVLNSGSSGDNAAQQVENNENSVIPSCETSFYKLEMIKIQVFSAQGQPTALELEDYMNAQPDIIAHSASKIISRLKADGEKTLEALKSLCWRCKGIQVEEAQLICLDSLGFDVRVCSGTQIQTLRFTFKKRATSEYSAERQLNDILFPRIHPKQQKMKQTHQNEC, via the exons ATGATGATAATCGACCCTCCCATCGCCGTCAGATTCCACGCCGCCGCCGCCTTTCGCTCCGCCGCAGCACCACCACCTC ATAGTAACCGTTCAATGTGGAGTGCTGATGACTTGAACGGTGTGCGTTATTTCGCGTCATGCCGGCTCGCATGCAGCTGCGGTTTCGATGCGCCTTG GGTAAGAAGTAAAATAAACACAGGCACTCCGTTCACAAGAAGAGACAAACTTGTAAAGAATAGAATCAGGGCATCATCAGAGCATCTAGGATCAGCTCAGGATCCggtaaagaaaaatgagaagcCATCCTATCATCCATTTGAAGAAGTTTCTGTGTCAACATCAGAGAATAGTGAAGATGCTACACTTACCACAGCAGAAACAAGTAGAACAATTATTGAG GTTAACAGCAAAGCAACACTGATGTTCTCAAGTTTGATTAGTGATGAGtttcatgaaaatattatttggccAGATTTGCCTTATTTGACTGATGAACATGGAA ATATATACTTTCAggtgaagaacggtgaagataTTTTGCAATCCCTaacttcagaaaataattttgtg CAAGTCATTGTTGGTATTAACTCCATGGAAATGATCTCCGAAATGGACTTATCTGGTCCTTCAGAAATTGACTTTGGGATAGAAGAAATTGATGAGGAAGATACTGAGGATTTAGATGACAGCGATGAAGATGAAGACGAAGATGAGAATGAAGATTATGATTca GAATGGGTGGCTGTGTTTTCAGATGATGAGCAAGATGATGATGAAACACTTGCAGACTGGGCAAAATTGGAGTCTATGCAATCTTCTCATCCAATGTACTTTGCCAAAAAGTTGGCTGAG ATCGCATCAGATGATCCTGTTGATTGGATGGAGCAGCCTCCAGCTTGTGTGGCTATTCAAGGGGTTATAAGACCTGCTTTTGTTGAAGAACATTCTACAATACAGAAGCATCTATCTGCCAATCAATCCAGTGATACTGACAAAAGTAGATCTATAGAAAGTAAAGGGGAAAATATTGGTGTGATTAATGGTCATGTGCTTAATTCAGGATCTTCTGGAGATAATGCAGCACAGCAGGTTGAAAACAACGAGAATAGTGTTATCCCCTCTTGTGAGACTTCATTTTACAAATTGGAGATGATTAAGATTCAAGTGTTTTCTGCACAAGGGCAACCT ACTGCCCTTGAATTAGAAGACTACATGAATGCCCAACCTGATATTATTGCGCACTCTGCTTCCAAAATCATATCTCGTTTGAAAGCTGATGGAGAAAAGACCTTGGAAGCCCTTAAGTCTCTGTGTTGGAGATGCAAGGGTATTCAAGTAGAG GAGGCACAACTTATCTGTCTAGACTCCCTTGGGTTTGACGTAAGAGTTTGTTCTGGAACTCAGATTCAAACACTGAGATTTACATTCAAGAAAAGG GCCACATCCGAGTACAGTGCTGAGAGACAACTCAACGATATACTATTTCCAAGAATTCACCCAAAGCAGCAAAAAATGAAGCAAACACATCAAAATGAATGCTGA
- the LOC100789270 gene encoding uncharacterized protein At3g49140 isoform X2 → MWSADDLNGVRYFASCRLACSCGFDAPWVRSKINTGTPFTRRDKLVKNRIRASSEHLGSAQDPVKKNEKPSYHPFEEVSVSTSENSEDATLTTAETSRTIIEVNSKATLMFSSLISDEFHENIIWPDLPYLTDEHGNIYFQVKNGEDILQSLTSENNFVQVIVGINSMEMISEMDLSGPSEIDFGIEEIDEEDTEDLDDSDEDEDEDENEDYDSEWVAVFSDDEQDDDETLADWAKLESMQSSHPMYFAKKLAEIASDDPVDWMEQPPACVAIQGVIRPAFVEEHSTIQKHLSANQSSDTDKSRSIESKGENIGVINGHVLNSGSSGDNAAQQVENNENSVIPSCETSFYKLEMIKIQVFSAQGQPTALELEDYMNAQPDIIAHSASKIISRLKADGEKTLEALKSLCWRCKGIQVEEAQLICLDSLGFDVRVCSGTQIQTLRFTFKKRATSEYSAERQLNDILFPRIHPKQQKMKQTHQNEC, encoded by the exons ATGTGGAGTGCTGATGACTTGAACGGTGTGCGTTATTTCGCGTCATGCCGGCTCGCATGCAGCTGCGGTTTCGATGCGCCTTG GGTAAGAAGTAAAATAAACACAGGCACTCCGTTCACAAGAAGAGACAAACTTGTAAAGAATAGAATCAGGGCATCATCAGAGCATCTAGGATCAGCTCAGGATCCggtaaagaaaaatgagaagcCATCCTATCATCCATTTGAAGAAGTTTCTGTGTCAACATCAGAGAATAGTGAAGATGCTACACTTACCACAGCAGAAACAAGTAGAACAATTATTGAG GTTAACAGCAAAGCAACACTGATGTTCTCAAGTTTGATTAGTGATGAGtttcatgaaaatattatttggccAGATTTGCCTTATTTGACTGATGAACATGGAA ATATATACTTTCAggtgaagaacggtgaagataTTTTGCAATCCCTaacttcagaaaataattttgtg CAAGTCATTGTTGGTATTAACTCCATGGAAATGATCTCCGAAATGGACTTATCTGGTCCTTCAGAAATTGACTTTGGGATAGAAGAAATTGATGAGGAAGATACTGAGGATTTAGATGACAGCGATGAAGATGAAGACGAAGATGAGAATGAAGATTATGATTca GAATGGGTGGCTGTGTTTTCAGATGATGAGCAAGATGATGATGAAACACTTGCAGACTGGGCAAAATTGGAGTCTATGCAATCTTCTCATCCAATGTACTTTGCCAAAAAGTTGGCTGAG ATCGCATCAGATGATCCTGTTGATTGGATGGAGCAGCCTCCAGCTTGTGTGGCTATTCAAGGGGTTATAAGACCTGCTTTTGTTGAAGAACATTCTACAATACAGAAGCATCTATCTGCCAATCAATCCAGTGATACTGACAAAAGTAGATCTATAGAAAGTAAAGGGGAAAATATTGGTGTGATTAATGGTCATGTGCTTAATTCAGGATCTTCTGGAGATAATGCAGCACAGCAGGTTGAAAACAACGAGAATAGTGTTATCCCCTCTTGTGAGACTTCATTTTACAAATTGGAGATGATTAAGATTCAAGTGTTTTCTGCACAAGGGCAACCT ACTGCCCTTGAATTAGAAGACTACATGAATGCCCAACCTGATATTATTGCGCACTCTGCTTCCAAAATCATATCTCGTTTGAAAGCTGATGGAGAAAAGACCTTGGAAGCCCTTAAGTCTCTGTGTTGGAGATGCAAGGGTATTCAAGTAGAG GAGGCACAACTTATCTGTCTAGACTCCCTTGGGTTTGACGTAAGAGTTTGTTCTGGAACTCAGATTCAAACACTGAGATTTACATTCAAGAAAAGG GCCACATCCGAGTACAGTGCTGAGAGACAACTCAACGATATACTATTTCCAAGAATTCACCCAAAGCAGCAAAAAATGAAGCAAACACATCAAAATGAATGCTGA
- the LOC100789800 gene encoding DNA-directed primase/polymerase protein isoform X2 yields the protein MSSSTTSSSSSNNNMSDVDRLFASFKCGLTPPKSATRERKRSKRRLEQVSSNHETPSESPGPRSPEEELRTPLSRIRKTNIESSIEKLKSAVTRAQSIGCGKQFSPIVFYGSPCGIPPKKPTRMLWRMLREICPNVSQQNILSIRKEVWMTFPRQDEAMKFAKGQEDVHVFSYQDHFNGQRRFLVSTYTEFWRRYNNMNPKFRHHYEVIQAGLPCHLYFDLEFNKKVNTGKNGEEMVDLLISVVLEAFHEKYAIQGDHDWVVELDSSNEDKFSRHIIVRIPKTAFKDNSHAGAFVSEICSRILNAREKDKSFEKLFVMKDSSNNESAGQLFVDTAVYSRNRCFRLPLSSKAGKRSVLLPTKRFKCKDLGEEDIFMASLICNMDVDCKTYLVCKTDLDCVKTLHFDTEENSNVSNSTQIPPEFTLGTSTSDVSTTYFMGKSPFPFLDKFILSVASVGNIPGNIHSWYYFSEFGLMVYSMTKNRYCERIGRQHKSNNVIYVVDLRMAVYYQKCHDPDCRGYRSPSRQIPVHVFSNPSDVIGSFGLLDDEQPVDDKLRHQLDDNKEQNLLQFKDTVEDNSNDSWWLEAIRVVEDMENKQTKTEEVIDEDEEWWQAVESTASQVELTCSSQQELCAI from the exons ATGTCATCATCAACCacaagcagcagcagcagcaacaacaacatgaGCGACGTCGATCGTTTGTTCGCATCTTTTAAGTGCGGTTTAACACCTCCAA AATCTGCTACGAGGGAAAGAAAACGAAGCAAGAGGAGACTGGAGCAGGTGAGTTCAAACCACGAGACTCCATCGGAATCTCCGGGTCCAAGATCGCCTGAAGAGGAACTGAGAACCCCCTTATCACGCATCAGAAAAACCAACATTGAATCTTCTATTGAGAAA CTTAAATCAGCAGTAACCAGAGCACAAAGCATTGGTTGTGGGAAACAGTTCTCTCCAATTGTATTTTATGGATCTCCCTGTGGCATCCCTCCCAAAAAGCCAACCCGTATGTTATGGCGAATGTTACGTGAGATATGCCCCAATGTCTCTCAGCAAAATATATTGAGCATAAG GAAGGAAGTTTGGATGACATTCCCAAGGCAGGATGAAGCAATGAAGTTTGCCAAAGGACAAGAAGATGTTCATGTTTTCAGCTATCAAGACCACTTTAATGGCCAAAGAAGGTTCCTTGTGTCTACATATACAGAATTCTGGCGAAG GTACAATAATATGAATCCCAAATTCCGTCATCATTATGAAGTCATTCAAGCG GGTTTACCATGTCACCTTTATTTTGATTTGGAGTTTAATAAGAAAGTCAACACAGGAAAGAATGGAGAAGAAATGGTTGATCTCTTGATATCAGTGGTTCTAGAAGCCTTCCATGAAAAATATGCAATTCAAGGAGACCACGATTGGGTAGTAGAACTTGATTCTTCAAATGAAG ATAAGTTCTCTCGTCATATAATAGTTCGCATACCAAAGACTGCATTTAAGGACAACTCTCATGCAGGTGCATTTGTTTCAGAA ATATGCTCAAGAATTCTAAATGCAAGGGAGAAAgataaaagttttgaaaaattgtttgTAATGAAAGACTCTAGCAACAATGAATCTGCAGGCCAACTTTTTGTGGATACTGCTGTATATTCACGGAATCGTTGTTTTCGTCTCCCTCTTTCTTCAAAAGCAGGAAAAAGATCAGTTCTTCTGCCAACAAAGCGATTTAAGTGCAAGGACTTG GGTGAAGAAGACATATTCATGGCTTCCTTGATCTGCAATATGGATGTTGATTGCAAAACGTATCTGGTCTGCAAAACAGACTTAGATTGTGTGAAAACTCTGCATTTTGATACAGAG GAGAATAGTAATGTTAGTAATTCCACCCAAATTCCTCCAGAATTTACATTGGGTACTAGCACAAGTGATGTTTCAACTACATACTTCATGGGAAAGTCACCATTCCCATTTCTGGACAAATTTATACTGTCTGTTGCCTCTGTCGGGAATATACCAG GAAACATTCATAGCTGGTATTATTTCTCGGAATTTGGATTGATGGTCTACAGCATGACAAAAAATAGATACTGTGAGCGAATTGGCAGACAGCATAAAAGCAATAATG TGATATATGTGGTTGATCTACGAATGGCAGTGTATTATCAGAAATGTCATGATCCTGACTGCAGAG GTTATCGATCTCCCTCACGTCAAATCCcagttcatgtgttctccaatCCTTCAGATGTAATTGGTTCCTTTGGGTTGTTAGATGATGAACAGCCAGTAGATGATAAGTTGAGACATCAACTTGATGACAACAAGGAGCAAAATCTTTTACAATTCAAAGACACTGTTGAGGACAACTCCAATGATTCATGGTGGCTAGAAGCCATAAGAGTTGTCGAGGATATGGAAAATAAGCAAACAAAGACAGAG GAGGTAATTGATGAAGATGAGGAGTGGTGGCAGGCTGTAGAAAGTACTGCATCCCAGGTTGAACTTACCTGCTCCAGTCAACAAGAACTCTGCGCAATCTAA
- the LOC100789800 gene encoding DNA-directed primase/polymerase protein isoform X1 yields the protein MSSSTTSSSSSNNNMSDVDRLFASFKCGLTPPKSATRERKRSKRRLEQVSSNHETPSESPGPRSPEEELRTPLSRIRKTNIESSIEKLKSAVTRAQSIGCGKQFSPIVFYGSPCGIPPKKPTRMLWRMLREICPNVSQQNILSIRKEVWMTFPRQDEAMKFAKGQEDVHVFSYQDHFNGQRRFLVSTYTEFWRRYNNMNPKFRHHYEVIQAGLPCHLYFDLEFNKKVNTGKNGEEMVDLLISVVLEAFHEKYAIQGDHDWVVELDSSNEDKFSRHIIVRIPKTAFKDNSHAGAFVSEICSRILNAREKDKSFEKLFVMKDSSNNESAGQLFVDTAVYSRNRCFRLPLSSKAGKRSVLLPTKRFKCKDLGEEDIFMASLICNMDVDCKTYLVCKTDLDCVKTLHFDTEENSNVSNSTQIPPEFTLGTSTSDVSTTYFMGKSPFPFLDKFILSVASVGNIPGNIHSWYYFSEFGLMVYSMTKNRYCERIGRQHKSNNVIYVVDLRMAVYYQKCHDPDCRGYRSPSRQIPVHVFSNPSDVIGSFGLLDDEQPVDDKLRHQLDDNKEQNLLQFKDTVEDNSNDSWWLEAIRVVEDMENKQTKTEQEVIDEDEEWWQAVESTASQVELTCSSQQELCAI from the exons ATGTCATCATCAACCacaagcagcagcagcagcaacaacaacatgaGCGACGTCGATCGTTTGTTCGCATCTTTTAAGTGCGGTTTAACACCTCCAA AATCTGCTACGAGGGAAAGAAAACGAAGCAAGAGGAGACTGGAGCAGGTGAGTTCAAACCACGAGACTCCATCGGAATCTCCGGGTCCAAGATCGCCTGAAGAGGAACTGAGAACCCCCTTATCACGCATCAGAAAAACCAACATTGAATCTTCTATTGAGAAA CTTAAATCAGCAGTAACCAGAGCACAAAGCATTGGTTGTGGGAAACAGTTCTCTCCAATTGTATTTTATGGATCTCCCTGTGGCATCCCTCCCAAAAAGCCAACCCGTATGTTATGGCGAATGTTACGTGAGATATGCCCCAATGTCTCTCAGCAAAATATATTGAGCATAAG GAAGGAAGTTTGGATGACATTCCCAAGGCAGGATGAAGCAATGAAGTTTGCCAAAGGACAAGAAGATGTTCATGTTTTCAGCTATCAAGACCACTTTAATGGCCAAAGAAGGTTCCTTGTGTCTACATATACAGAATTCTGGCGAAG GTACAATAATATGAATCCCAAATTCCGTCATCATTATGAAGTCATTCAAGCG GGTTTACCATGTCACCTTTATTTTGATTTGGAGTTTAATAAGAAAGTCAACACAGGAAAGAATGGAGAAGAAATGGTTGATCTCTTGATATCAGTGGTTCTAGAAGCCTTCCATGAAAAATATGCAATTCAAGGAGACCACGATTGGGTAGTAGAACTTGATTCTTCAAATGAAG ATAAGTTCTCTCGTCATATAATAGTTCGCATACCAAAGACTGCATTTAAGGACAACTCTCATGCAGGTGCATTTGTTTCAGAA ATATGCTCAAGAATTCTAAATGCAAGGGAGAAAgataaaagttttgaaaaattgtttgTAATGAAAGACTCTAGCAACAATGAATCTGCAGGCCAACTTTTTGTGGATACTGCTGTATATTCACGGAATCGTTGTTTTCGTCTCCCTCTTTCTTCAAAAGCAGGAAAAAGATCAGTTCTTCTGCCAACAAAGCGATTTAAGTGCAAGGACTTG GGTGAAGAAGACATATTCATGGCTTCCTTGATCTGCAATATGGATGTTGATTGCAAAACGTATCTGGTCTGCAAAACAGACTTAGATTGTGTGAAAACTCTGCATTTTGATACAGAG GAGAATAGTAATGTTAGTAATTCCACCCAAATTCCTCCAGAATTTACATTGGGTACTAGCACAAGTGATGTTTCAACTACATACTTCATGGGAAAGTCACCATTCCCATTTCTGGACAAATTTATACTGTCTGTTGCCTCTGTCGGGAATATACCAG GAAACATTCATAGCTGGTATTATTTCTCGGAATTTGGATTGATGGTCTACAGCATGACAAAAAATAGATACTGTGAGCGAATTGGCAGACAGCATAAAAGCAATAATG TGATATATGTGGTTGATCTACGAATGGCAGTGTATTATCAGAAATGTCATGATCCTGACTGCAGAG GTTATCGATCTCCCTCACGTCAAATCCcagttcatgtgttctccaatCCTTCAGATGTAATTGGTTCCTTTGGGTTGTTAGATGATGAACAGCCAGTAGATGATAAGTTGAGACATCAACTTGATGACAACAAGGAGCAAAATCTTTTACAATTCAAAGACACTGTTGAGGACAACTCCAATGATTCATGGTGGCTAGAAGCCATAAGAGTTGTCGAGGATATGGAAAATAAGCAAACAAAGACAGAG caGGAGGTAATTGATGAAGATGAGGAGTGGTGGCAGGCTGTAGAAAGTACTGCATCCCAGGTTGAACTTACCTGCTCCAGTCAACAAGAACTCTGCGCAATCTAA